In Epinephelus moara isolate mb chromosome 9, YSFRI_EMoa_1.0, whole genome shotgun sequence, a genomic segment contains:
- the LOC126395652 gene encoding uncharacterized protein LOC126395652, whose amino-acid sequence MRGSQVLQLSLLLVGLCQARRASPPGGPSTPQEAGEVPVSQLRMLSLGLAHLLQGVEENAEELEQQGEQVAAELDGATKSLESLRKQNLRAGRTHRQVRKDLQILSARGDRLWRAARDLQKGLEDLEREQGAMQHRMNRILQKVKSLSDPRSAGRTQLDIRSVKVIMDKQARRLASLTSEVSARDRMIDRRLQHIDHLEKRVSARPPAALRADSDSDCV is encoded by the exons ATGAGGGGGAGCCAGGTGCTGCAGCTGTCCCTTTTGTTGGTGGGACTATGTCAGGCCCGCCGTGCCTCTCCACCCGGTGGTCCCTCCACACCCCAGGAAGCAGGTGAGGTCCCTGTGTCCCAGCTGAGGATGCTGTCACTGGGACTGGCTCACCTGCTGCAGGGGGTGGAGGAGAACGCCGAGGAGCTGGAGCAGCAGGGAGAGCAGGTGGCAGCAGAGCTGGACGGAGCCACAAAGAGTCTGGAGAGCCTTCGTAAGCAGAATTTACGGGCAGGACGGACTCACAGGCAG GTGAGGAAGGACCTGCAGATACTGAGTGCCAGGGGGGACAGGCTTTGGAGGGCAGCCAGAGATCTGCAGAAGGGGCTGGAGGATCTGGAGAGGGAGCAGGGAGCCATGCAGCACCGCATGAACCGGATCCTGCAGAAAGTGAAGAGCCTGAGCGATCCGAGGTCAGCGGGTCGGACTCAGCTCGACATCAGATCCGTGaag GTTATCATGGATAAACAGGCCCGACGGCTCGCCAGTCTGACCTCAGAGGTTTCAGCCCGAGACAGAATGATTGACAGGCGCCTGCAGCACATTGACCACCTGGAGAAACGG gTGTCCGCGAGGCCTCCAGCAGCACTGAGAGCAGATTCTGACTCCGACTGTGTCTGA